Part of the Ochotona princeps isolate mOchPri1 chromosome 15, mOchPri1.hap1, whole genome shotgun sequence genome, gacccggaagaggttccaggttcccgacttcggacggatgcgcatcggcccgttgcggctcacttgggaagtgaaccacaggacggaagatcttcctctctgtttctcctcctctctgtatatctggctgtaataaaataaataaatctttaaaaaaaaaaaaaaaggaagtttcctttggtgcaaaataatttgACATCCTGCCTCGCAGTGGGCAACTGCTTGGGTTGCCTCGCACCTCGGCAGATGTTACACTGCtggcagaaaagcagccaatcgctggtgggcattctgggcctggctaatgccaacTTTGTGTTAACTTCGTGCCAGCAtagttgttgattctgttttaaaaacaaacaaacaaacaaactgggaTAAAGAGGGTGAAAGCCACCATGTCCCTATGTGTGCACACCGGCTGGGACCACACCGCCACCATCACTGCCACCACGATGCATGGATGGAAAGGGTTGCTAGAGGCTGGGGGGCTGGGCATGGGTCAAGATGGAGGCTACTGAGGGCTTGTTTGAAACAAATGATATTTGGAGGCTTCCACAGGAGACATAGGGAGCTGAGTTGGCCtccctgggtcaggccagagcatCTGGCAGCACAAaccaaagctggagctgggggtggaccatgccaggctaggttgcagcaccggCCATACTCACAAGGGCCTTGTTTGGGGGTGTATCTGGTTGGGGCCATGTGGCACTCCTCCACACAGCCCCGGCAGTTGTGAGTGCACAGGCGATGTTCTGCAGACCATGAGGTCAAGTCCATGGCCCTGGGGTCTTGTTCTCCTTGGACAATGTGGAGGAACATGGGTGGAGACAGTCAGCTCTGCTGCAATGCCCATCGCTGTAGATGGGGACCTGCCTGCTGTGGGAGAGCCCTCAGAGCCCATCCCTCCCACGCGTGTGTCCTGTGAGGCTTTgggcctccccttcccccagccgCTGAGACACAGCCCTTGGGCAACTCCATAGGACCTTGCAAAGTGCACAGAGGCCACAGACACCATGCAGGACAGGATCCAGACATGCAGTTAGGACTGTTATAAGAATTGTATTAGAAACTAGAACTTGTCAGAGTTCAGAGACTTAAGAGTCATCTTAATTTGGAGTGGGCAGAGTCTTCCGGGGCTACTTTTCTGGAGCGCAGGCCGGGGCCTCTGTCTGGGTCCTGCTGGATGCAGCAGGCGCGCTGCAGGAACCTTAGgaagctcctgcagaccccacggaagccccgcttcccctccTTGGCGGGAATGGGCGACCCAGTGCTCTCAGGCTCTCGTGGCGCCTCCACTTCCGGTTGTGCGAGGTCCGttgggctgctggtgctggccACGGGGCACGAGGCCTCAGGCACCGGCTCGTGGGATGCGCTGGAAAGGGAGCTCTGCTCTTGCTGCAGCTGGCCTGGTAGGAGAGAGCAAAGCACATGAGAGCAAAGCCTCAGGCCCAGGCTCCCAGGGCACTGGCGGGGGCAAAGACCAGGTGGTGGGAGGGCTGACTCACCTGAGGGCTGGCTGGAGAGGCTggctgtggagcagctgggcgaGAAACACACCGAGTCGCTGTGGATGGAGCTCAGATGTAAGGAGTCCTGAGCGCCATGGCTCCCAGCGCTTGGCAACAAGCAAGGCGGCTGGAAGCCGGACTCGTGGGGCGCAGGCTCTGGCGTCCCCTGTGCCGTGCTGCCAGGCAGCAGGCCGAGCTGCGCGAGGTACTGCCTGTCCTTGAGGTCCTGGGGCACACTGAGGAGCTCCACCAGGGTGGCAGAGTCCTCCCTGGGCACGGGgctgtcctgggactcctgggcGCGGGGGCCGAACCACCAGTGCGTCCTGGCGATCTGGGCGGTGAACCTGGCACAGGCCTCCACGCTGAGCAGGAAGCCCAGGAGCTCGGTCAGGGCCGGGCTGCAGGGCCGTGGCAGCACGTAGCTGCCAGCCACGATGCAGTTCTCAAGTTCCTCTGCAGTGTCCCCAGTGAAGGGCAGTGTGGCCGTCACCATTTCAAAGAGCGTCACCCCCAGACTCCACATGTCCGCCCGAAAGGCGTCATATTCCTCCCCGGAAAAGGTTTCCGGGGCACAGTACTCGGGGGTCCCGTGAAAGCCCCTTATCCGCGCACCCTCGAGCAGCCGGAGGCTGAGCCCAAAGTCGGCCAGCTTCACGTGCATGTTGGAGTCCAGCAACATGTTGCTCGGTTTGATGTCTCTATGGGCTATGAAACTGCTGTGACAGCATTCAACAGCCGACAGGATCTGGGCGAAGAGCAAGCttgcctcctgctcccccaggccacccTGCTCATGCACGTAGCACTCCAGGGTGCCCCTGCTGGCCAGTTCCATGACAAGGAACACGAAtctgccctgctgctgctcctccagcagctgcaagatgtgtgggtgctgcaggctgcgCATCAGGCTCGCTTCCCGGGCCACACTCCGCGAGCTGGAGGCTCGGCGCTCCTGCaggaagatcttcactgccaCATCCCTGCCCGTGGCCAGCTGGCGGGCCAGCTTCACCACGCCATAGCCGCCCTGGCCGATGATGTCCCCGAACTCGTAGCCAGGAAGCGGCGGATGGAAGGCCCAGGTGCTGTACATGGCCAACAATCCCTCTCTACACTCTCTGAACTGCACTCTCTGGTCACAAATACTAACTAATCGGTTCCCCTGACTGAGCTAGCTACAAACAAAAAGGGATCGCAAGGGCCCTGACTGCCGCTCACTGAGGTGGGACTCTAGCTGGACTAACTAGACTAACCCAAGCAACAAGGCTATCTCAAGAAAACAGAAcacaagaaagaggaaaagccaCTAACTACACTCGCCCTAGCAAGTCTGACCGAGCTGGCTAACTAAAGGTGGGGGaagcagaaacaaacagaagagcaaaaaaagacaaaaggggCAAAACAACAAAGAGGTGCAAAAAAACAAGCTAAAGAAAATGGGCACAAGAATAAACAGAATAGAACaagaaaccaacaaacaaaccaaccaagcACGCACCACAGCACCGAGCACTACCGCTAGGGCAGAGGGGTCCAAGCCACACAGGTCACCAACAGAGCTCCCTGGGCCAAGCGGACAAAACCCAGGGCCGGCCAGCGGCCAGATATACACTTCTGGGGGCTACATCACAGTAGGCTGCTTGTGAAGTCGGAGCAGGGCACGGACCAATCAGAGCCCCGCAGGGACTGGCACACACATCAACACACTACCATGGTGTTTTAGGAGGTCAAGACATGGACCAATCAGAGCTTCAGAAAGTGACTGGATTTTCTCCACAATCTTCTCTGCAATTAAAACACGAGGACTCCAGGAGCTCTCTGTTTGGCTTAGTGACAGGGGTTGAGTTGTTCTCAAAGGAATGATATCCAATAAGTTATACACATGGTATCCACTCAGTTGTTCCCATGGAAATGTTATCCTAGCAATTGTATTCTTCTGCCCGTTGACCTTCTAGAGTCCCAATGTCTTTCTATAGTTGGCCAAGACACCTCAGGGAATTTTCCACATCTGCAGAGCTCAGAGGAGGGTGTCTTCAATGACCATCACTTCCTCCTGAGAGCATCAGAAAGTCGTGTGGCTGATCAGAGCCCTGGTGTGGAAGGCCACGTCGTGTCAGCGCGGAAAGCCACAGGCTCCACCGTGGTGCTCAGAACAGCAGGGAGACCTCTGGCCTTTGCTGTGGTTTTAGGGTTCTAGACTTATTCCTAGTGTTTGGAAGGCTGTACTGTCTAATACAAAGGCACCAGCAGAGCTGGCATCTGGAAGGGGCCACTCTTGGTTCCTAAGGAGCTGTCTTCTTCATGGGAacaaggaggaaacagaaaggcAGGTGCCTGGTTGTTACGGGGTTCGAGCGAGATctcaccagacatgtctaaggtttattaaggagtctgtattaaccaagcttggtgagaatagagcacactagaaatagcaaatcacgaGACCGTACGGCAATCCAGCCAATCACAATCCAACCagtcataaccccaagaggaacaaatggtcattatccttaaatccatcgattaagctgaagacctatgtcccagcttctccaacaacagaagctatcctaagagacatccagcgaataacctggacacatttacaaaTCTGGAGGTAtttacctttccctggcttctctgcccacattctatcactgctaggcctcacctgtcctggaactcctgacagtacacaaaccagaaacaacattactatatccatggTCCCATCagagcagtacacagggaccatgctcaggggattacttgtcctgggtcagccaagagtcaaggtacCAGAATAATGGGAGCGCCTGACCAAAAAGTGagtccctgcttcatgggccttttactcatttttttctttttttaaactatatttttattttgaattttgaattatatggTACAAGTTCGTAcaggctgggattccctcccaaactcccaccccccatcagattattcccattttgttacaatggtgtagtccttcagaaggagtcataattccatcagtctcttattgaagtgtaccccaacatggttggtacagacaatgtcaaacagcccagcatcccattgtctacacaatcaatgtccaacaatttcattgagatccatttttcatctggaagcagggatgcttgtTCCATTTACCCCATAGCTGGATATGATAGACCCCACTACTCCATCACAATACAGTTCCGTAAGTGGGCAGCcgtgaaacaaggtcaacaactggtatgagttacaACACccgcaacaacaacaacaacatcagcaacaaatttcagcaccatgaaaaaatgtgccactgattAACCCaagcatgggtgacaaaaaggaaacacacaagtctcttgggaaaaatgatgccatcgtataaccCATGAGTCTTCAGGGGCCTCTGgagaggggcttgtgaggggagtgattacacaacaatgcaataccatcccctctcagatgagaggtgagtcacaggtgggcaggggcGAATACCTAAGAGGtggggggagtggctgaggatggaatgaACATCCCATtgttgttaggacccaccttcaggacagagggtaagggacacagccacatttcatttgcccactgtcaatgggtgcttgGCTATCACTGACTGCATCCCAAAACACTGGTGAGGTCGGTTgaagctgtgtatgtgtgttgaaaTGGTGCGTTATGGCCCTGAAGAAATGTACATGTTCTGACTCTTAATGCAAAGCTCAAAAGTCAATTTTAGACAAAGAGAGTGTGTTCTTAGTGTGTCCTCAAAAGCCCATCCCAGTGCCATGCCCGCCTGAAACGACTGGCATCCAGTTGGTATCCCGGCTTCTCCATTCCcaatcctgctgcctgccagcgtgcctggaaggtagcagagcatggtcccagtgcttgggttcctgtcacccgcatgggagacactgatggagtttcagacctggctttggcctcgcccagccttggccattgaggctggctggggactgaaccagcacacggaagattgtgtgtgtgtgtgtgtaggtttttTGTCACAGACACATGGAAACAATGACGGTGGAAGTGAGAGTGGTGAGCTCCAGCAGAGTTGAATGAGGCTCCCTGTCCCTGCCCAGAGAGCAGCAAGCcttgtgggaggcaggaagcatggggaggatggaggaggctcctggttgggGCCCCGAAGCCCATGAGAAGCAAGCAGGGAAGACTCCTCAGTGCACACCCCAGTCAGCATCACCAGAAGGAGGAACCCCACACTTTGGGGGAATACTGGTAGTGGTAGTTGGGGAAGAAAAGGCCAAGGAAggggtgcccagggggacactcTGCCATGGCTGTGTCTCACAGGGGTTATCCAGGTTACACAGGTCCCCCTGCTTGAACACAGCATGGTGGCTTGGCTCTGCCCTCGGTGCTGGGCCCCCAACTCTCCCCTGTGGTCTCATCTCTGTTCTCCCTGTGACCCCCTTCTGCAGCATGGGGCCAGCGGCCACAGGGCACCAGACCTGGCCTGCTGGCCTTAGGATGAGGCCAAGGCTGTGTTGGGAACCAGCACCAAGGCCAAAGACTACCACTTTCCTTGCAGTCCCCACCAGTAGCCCAGCAGAGTCCCCTCTGTGCCTGGACCGCAGGCAGGAACCAGGGCCCCAAGTGCCTTGGCTTCAGATCCCCCGACCCCGAGTATTGGCTCCGCCATAGGCTCTAGAGGCCTGTCAGAGACCAGCTGTCCTGGCCATCGGGTCAGGCCGTGGACAGCAGGAGTCCTGACCTGGTGCAGCTCAGGGTGGATCAGCTGAAGCACTGGGTGCCCTGtgatgggggagggcagggattggagcagccagtgctggctGAGGACCATGAACTCCTCCTGGACAGCACTGAGTCAtctcccaggctgcctgctggctgtACAAGCCCAACACGAGGCCGGGcaggcaggaagcaaggaggCACAAGACatctatttgaagatttatttatttttattacaaagtcagatatagagagaggaggaaagacagagaggaaggtcttccgtccgatgattcactccccaagggaccgcatccaggtctcccaagaggggaCAGGGTGCTAaggttttgagccgtcctccactgctttcccaggtcacaagcagggagcaggatgggaagtggggttgctggaattagaaccggcatccatatgggatcccggtgcatgcaagatgaagaggttagctgctaggctatagtgCGGGGCCCCGTCTTGATTTACTTTGTCAAACTACTTTACTAACAGAACTAGTGTAGCATCATCATGGCTGAATGCCTGCACCATGAAATCAGATGTCCCCGACTTAAACTCTTCAACATCACTTTTTTGGCTTGGTGACCTCAGGCAAGTAACTTAACTGTGTCTTAGTTAtccaatctgtgtgtgtgtgggggatgcAGGAATAGCAGTTTTTAAGTATACATTTACAATGATAAAATGTTAGTG contains:
- the LOC131482003 gene encoding uncharacterized protein LOC131482003, yielding MYSTWAFHPPLPGYEFGDIIGQGGYGVVKLARQLATGRDVAVKIFLQERRASSSRSVAREASLMRSLQHPHILQLLEEQQQGRFVFLVMELASRGTLECYVHEQGGLGEQEASLLFAQILSAVECCHSSFIAHRDIKPSNMLLDSNMHVKLADFGLSLRLLEGARIRGFHGTPEYCAPETFSGEEYDAFRADMWSLGVTLFEMVTATLPFTGDTAEELENCIVAGSYVLPRPCSPALTELLGFLLSVEACARFTAQIARTHWWFGPRAQESQDSPVPREDSATLVELLSVPQDLKDRQYLAQLGLLPGSTAQGTPEPAPHESGFQPPCLLPSAGSHGAQDSLHLSSIHSDSVCFSPSCSTASLSSQPSGQLQQEQSSLSSASHEPVPEASCPVASTSSPTDLAQPEVEAPREPESTGSPIPAKEGKRGFRGVCRSFLRFLQRACCIQQDPDRGPGLRSRKVAPEDSAHSKLR